The genomic DNA CCAGTGCCACCCATGTGTCCCAGCTTGGTGCTACCCCAGTGCCCCAGGTCACTGCCACCCATGTGCCCCGGCTTGGTGTCACCAATGTGCATCAGCCCAGTGCCACCACAGCAGCCCAGTTTGGTGCTACCCCATGCCCTCACCCAGTGCCACCCCAGCGCCCCAGCTTGGAGCCACCCAACTCCCAGCCCGATGCTGCTcgggggcccggccgctcaccGTGATGGTGGATTTCCCCGCAAACTTCCCGTACTTGAGGAACAGCGGCTTGGTCACCCGCTTCTGTGCCACGATCTGCAGCCGGAGGCAGAGCGGGGACGCCAGCCTGTGAGCCCCGTGGGGACAGGGCACGGGCGTCCTGGGGCACCGTggctcggggcaggggccgcAGGGTGCCAGGGCCGCatggcgaggcgaggcgaggcgggctgCGAGCCGCCGGGGTGCCCACCTGCCCCACGGTGCACTCCATGCCCCCCAGGAAGTCATCATCGTGCGTGCCCACGCCGGCGTGCCCGTGGCTGTCGTACACCTCGAACCGCAGCTTCTGCACCTCCTCGAAGTAGTAGTCCACCGTGAAGATCTTGGCAAAGACTGGGTTCAGGTTGCTCTTGATGACTTCGCTGCGGTCCACCTGCaaggtggggagaggtggggcTCCCAGGGCCCCCGGCGTCACCAatgctccccagggctggggcacAGCTGGGACGGGGGCACAGCTAGGATGGAGCACCACTGGGATGGGGCACAGCTGGGATGGAGCACAGCTGGGATGGGAGCACAGCTGGGATGGAGAACCGCTGGGATGGAGCACCACTGGGATGGAGCACAGCTGGGATGGGAGCACAGCTGGGATGGGGCACAGCTGGGATGGAGAACCGCTGGGATGGAGCACCACTGGGATGGGAGCACAGCTGGGATGGAGCACAGCTGGGATGGGAGCACAGCTGGGATGGAGCACCACTGGGATGGGGCACAGCTGGGATGGGGCACAGCTGGGATGGGAGCACAGCTGGGATGGAGAACCGCTGGGATGGAGCACCGCTGGGATGGGGGCACAGCTGGGATGGAGCACAGCTGGGATGGGAGCACCGCTGGGATGGGAGCACAGCTGGGATGGAGCACTGCTGGGATGGGAGCACAGCTGGGATGGGAGCACCGCTGGGATGGGAGCACCGCTGGGATGGAGCACTGCTGGGATGGGAGCACAGCTGGGATGGAGCACCACTGGGATGGAGCACCGCTGGGATGGGGGCACAGCTGGGATGGGGCACAGCTGGGATGGAGCACCACTGGGATGGAGCACCACTGGGATGGGGGCACAGCTGGGATGGGGCACAGCTGGGATGGGAGCACAGCTGGGATGGAGCACAGCTGGGATGGAGCACAGCTGGGATGGGAGCACTGCTGGGATGGAGCACCGCTGGGATGGGGACCCCCTGCCATCGCGGGGGACGAGTGGCCGGGCAGCGGGAGGCGGCGTGCaggtgcggggccgggggaggctggTGCGTGGCGTGGCGCCCTCGTGCCAGGGCTCTCCGGGGCGATGGCAGGGCTGCGCTCCGCTCCCAGGGCCGGGAGGAAGGGGTTGCGTCCGGCTCTCCATGAAGCGGCGGGTGCATGCTGGCTGCGTAGCAATTGATTTCTCATACCGTGTTTATCTTGCGAAGCTTCCAAAAAATATCTCCCTCTGAACGAGCCACTATTTGTTAATTAGAGGCAATAACTGTCCAGTCTCATCTCTTGGAAATCCATCCTTAAATTGGCTCAGACACCGAATTCGCTGCGCTGCTAGTGGGGGTTTCATCTGGCGAGTCGGAGGGGCCAGAAGGCAGCTGGGGGCCAGAAACgcccgcgccgggcgctgccggcccgggAGCACGGGGACGCCTGCGGGAAGGGCTGACGCCGGCGTGGTGGCCGGCCCCCGGGAGGCACGGGCGTCCGCTCGGCTGCTTTCCGAGGCGAACGGCATCTCGACGCGGTGCCCGTCGGCGGCAGCGGGACGGCGGGGAGGCGCAGCCCCCAGCTCGGCCGCCGGCGGGCACCAGGCGCCGCGgctccgc from Struthio camelus isolate bStrCam1 chromosome 10, bStrCam1.hap1, whole genome shotgun sequence includes the following:
- the CPNE7 gene encoding copine-7 isoform X2 — protein: MESRTQPLPPGPGSGAQPCHRPGEPWHEGATPRTSLPRPRTCTPPPAARPLVPRDGRGSPSQRCSIPAVLPSQLCSIPAVLHPSCAPIPAVPHPSCAPIPVVLHPSGAPSQLCPIPAVPPSQRCSIPVVLHPSCAPIPAVLHPSGAPIPAVLPSQLCSHPSSAPSQLCSHPSGAPIPAVLHPSCAPIPAVLHPSGSPSQLCSHPSCAPSQLCPIPVVLHPSCAPIPAVLHPSCAPIPVVLHPSGSPSQLCPIPAVLPSQLCSIPVVLHPSGSPSQLCSHPSCAPSQLCPIPVVLHPSCAPVPAVPQPWGALVTPGALGAPPLPTLQVDRSEVIKSNLNPVFAKIFTVDYYFEEVQKLRFEVYDSHGHAGVGTHDDDFLGGMECTVGQIVAQKRVTKPLFLKYGKFAGKSTITVISEEISGNNGYVELAFRAKKLDDKDLFSKSDPFLEIYRIDDDRSEQLVYRTEVVKNNLSPVWEPFKVSLNSLCSCEERRKLRCVVWDYDSRGKHDFIGEFFTTFEEMQKAMGENKYKIKKRNYKNSGVVVLLDLKIHRVYSFLDYIMGGCQIHFTVAIDFTASNGDPRNSCSLHYINPYQPNEYLKALVAVGEICQDYDSDKKFSALGFGARIPPKYEVSHDFAINFNPDNDECEGIQGVVESYQSCLPKIQLYGPTNVAPIISKVARVAADEERTKEASQYFILLILTDGVVTDMADTREAIVRASYLPMSIIIVGVGNADFTDMQILDGDDGVLRSPKGEPVLRDIVQFVPFREFKNASPTALAKCVLAEVPKQVVEYYSYKAFPPRCPQAETPDSSLGSPQ